The following coding sequences lie in one Pungitius pungitius chromosome 18, fPunPun2.1, whole genome shotgun sequence genomic window:
- the ptpn13 gene encoding tyrosine-protein phosphatase non-receptor type 13 isoform X1, whose protein sequence is MHVSLAEALEVRGGPLQEEEVWAVLSQSAESLQELFHKDPAAMGFIISPWSLLLMPSGNISFTEEYVTQQDLRAFTAPEVLGGASITSVSDIEKTHMYSLGMTLFWGADYEIPQSQPMKLGEHLNSLLLNMCDDVTLSRMSLRTVLDICSKHIRNSSGDPPFSYIRKLVRLVLGSLSQLDGLLTDRESLPERSKEIRERLRGKGLPSGRSAAPRVLERYKARSQEPTALNRGLSRSMGSLPIQDLLKGDEGPALQYSQSEHQSQSESPTEFYPKPPSLQHQHSYPYLHPLHPQQKGRPVELDRRSLPFHSVDLSRSQARKNWASSVDLACIDPDALRFGALEDARRGNSAISTTSIGRRKSPLWASRERDSHFSEFGGLTSRKPHHHSALSVGSGLTGAYDRIKERQRKLQALRQAVDDPVHIQQRYHSDYSSSSESPSVTSSDLDYRQAKKPGEVRRFSSQLALSSEHDALSLTSHITNRHRLYEGAADEGLIGAELLLQRQEEEVQRLQAHLANRLSRANLYPTDDPLAPTRSSMLDLRDPLFTSSIPLRKPKSFHGPEFVKMAGEPCVALSVPSSIMKRGKVEEVQRKVGVVLLNGQKLELSCDIKAVCKDVLDMAVAHIGLVEHHLFGLAYLRDEEFFFVDPEAKLSKVAPEGWKEDPKKKKSDVPFNLFLRIKFFIDDVNLIQHAMTKHQYYLQLRKDILEERMRCDTETAMLLASLALQAEFSDYQPELHGKTYFRVEHYVPVSVQDKVEQTTIKEELTKLHSNYYGASDTEAEFEFLKVSQRLTEYGVHFHRVLPEKRSQTGIMLGVYSKGVHIFEVLNGNRTPVLRFPWRETKKISFIKKKICLQNTSDGIKHLFQTDSNKTCQYLLQLCSDQHKFHLQMKARQSNQELQDLENSPLSSLQYSLDPRGGDTVGRMVSSGSLAPSLSTRSNPDHLKRISYSEMALHKAPSGPILVQDEVHFPGFNPVASTALSNPRMMSRSHHNLGQMPESPEQRPAESHRGTSHGRLSQAPPGQVVPHFQQHQRASSDTDSILTQQDKSFGTVSHSSPTWSLSKSKKESDSSSTEETGQAYVVGVSMHSSSGPSTPASVNDSLKKKLIALPSPEREITTVNLKKDVKYGLGFQVVGGEMSGRADLGTIISSITPRGPADVNGCLRPGDRLISVNDVNLEGLSHATAIDVLQNAPDDVTLVVLQPKESLYKNSSPSLVQAKSAVKAPNSSQGRDLDFDTSPEERVGTGSAGTPLSTSSLSHQPPSLSSQDSRTSSGAKISPPPANVQQCLERLTGTATITERRRPEPNTGLHPAPPALDPAPPALPPKTRKAKVSEAPKVPEHSDWGDSDMDEETYSSSQEKVKVKKEYNMENVNGNVPGVSSLCPGELFDVELSKKDSSLGISVTVLFGKGGVNTTVRHGGIYVKAIMPKGAAELDGRIQKGDRVVAVNGNSLEGATHEQAVEALRETGQLVHLLLEKGHLSADSVHAPVTPQCTAASQQDETKSRERPLPVKDKPEYSFVTRDNVFDVCLLKNTSGLGFSFSREEHIPDEPPGSSMVRVKKLFPGQPAAESGRIKVGDVIMRVNQTSLKGLSQHEVISALRGTGQEVNLLLCRPEYQVLPEMDTSAVTPKPSPRKALVTPAQSSLTVVRDKSPPGTQGKSLVEDVLERLLHKSPGRHNSYSDSTDGDEEVEEAFSTSPVEHRRQTWEQSVYHTPSSHLGRYDSTGQLDDTVTTAFYSPNLSLTRSDLSKRCPSSPITADVESSALHRASSPTAPSPDPLPPPLPVPLNLTVSGNGLDMEDFVPEVELKVSLVKSEMGSLGFTLTKGNDHGCYIHDIIQDPAKGNGTLRPGDRMIMVNNTDVSNMGHTEVVNLVRAAPRVVDLVVGRVLEAPKPSLEAHLLPDISFKGSQDPLGLELDGGCDSVYDVLFVKDIVPGSVAFEEGSLRPLDLIHYINGAPTQDLTLGESTRLMHLSLDDLILKATRDGKPVSAGQKSVSFLNNNVSSSMNGFVKGEDLRDKENLAALCPLEEEIMNLDLEKMPSGGLGFSVIGGERGIFVKSITPGGIAESSGKLQVGDRLLKVNEELMTGVSHTKAVTTIRKAQGLVHLIVSRPPDQNPSTYLAYLPINSDRCNGNADLSEHSGAKTKPFTLHDELKAGGCPPIPPIDYEDNPLGHKREAELSAELSEDTDCDGSSLPEDSPESSRKGEWQEDNVDDPRNENYLQMSAGQPEEDEITWGSDELPIENINSKSRDDGPIITEDELTSLPLVKVVPDGQYTGPKLNMVVRMMRGLLEQKVPLQEFDNLQNLQPLDDCLIGQTRENKKKNRYKNIVPFDTTRVVLGKDGGYINANFINMSVKDENYMYIACQGPLPTTLGDFWQMVWEQKSNVIAMMTQEVEGGKVKCQRYWPDTPRTAEMVDDRLQITLIKDQYLDNFVIRLIEVKDVQTAEIQRVTHLNYTGWPDHGTPSQPEQLLTFISYMRHVHRSGPIVSHCSAGIGRSGTLICIDVVLGLISKDADFDLSDVVRNMRLQRQGMIQTEEQYVFCYQVILYVLRCLQAEENISG, encoded by the exons ACCCTGCGGCCATGGGCTTCATCATCTCTCCCTGGTCCCTCCTGCTCATGCCCTCTGGCAACATCTCATTCACGGAGGAGTATGTCACCCAGCAAGATTTAAGAGCCTTCACGGCCCCAGAGGTCCTGGGTGGGGCCTCCATAACTTCCGTCTCTGACATAGAGAAG acGCACATGTACTCTCTGGGGATGACACTATTCTGGGGGGCAGACTATGAGATCCCCCAAAGTCAG CCTATGAAGTTGGGGGAGCACCTGAACAGCCTGCTCCTCAACATGTGTGATGATGTTACGTTGAGTCGAATGTCGCTGCGCACGGTGCTGGACATCTGCAGCAAGCACATACGAAACTCCAGCGGTGACCCTCCCTTCTCCTATATCCGAAAACTGGTCCGGTTGGTGCTGGGCAGCCTTTCCCAG CTGGACGGTCTGCTGACTGACAGAGAGTCTCTTCCGGAGCGAAGTAAGGAGATTCGGGAGAGGCTGAGGGGCAAGGGCCTGCCTTCAG GGAGGAGCGCCGCCCCCAGGGTTCTGGAGCGCTACAAAGCGAGGAGTCAGGAGCCCACGGCGCTCAATCGAGGCCTCAGTCGCTCCATGGGCTCCCTTCCGATCCAAGACCTGTTGAAGGGGGACGAGGGGCCGGCCCTGCAGTACTCCCAGTCCGAACATCAATCCCAGTCTGAATCCCCCACAGAATTCTACCCCAAGCCCCCCTCACTCCAACACCAACACTCCTATCCCTACCTGCACCCCCTTCACCCCCAGCAAAAGGGCCGACCTGTGGAACTGGACCGCAGATCTTTACCCTTCCACAGTGTGGACTTGAGCCGCAGTCAGGCCAGGAAGAACTGGGCGTCCTCGGTGGACTTGGCTTGCATTGACCCAGACGCCCTTCGCTTTGGGGCCTTGGAGGATGCGCGCAGGGGCAACAGTGCCATAAGTACCACCTCCATAGGCAGGCGCAAGTCGCCCCTGTGGGCGTCCAGGGAGAGGGATTCTCACTTCTCAGAGTTCGGTGGGCTGACGAGTCGGAAGCCCCACCACCACTCGGCCCTGTCGGTGGGCTCGGGCCTCACCGGCGCCTACGACCGGATaaaggagagacagaggaagcTTCAGGCGCTGAGGCAAGCAGTGGATG ACCCAGTTCACATCCAGCAGAGGTACCACAGTGATTACAGTTCATCCAGTGAAAGCCCCTCAGTGACCTCCTCAGATCTAGACTACAgacaag ccaaGAAACCCGGCGAGGTGAGGAGGTTTAGCTCCCAGCTGGCACTTTCCTCCGAACACGATGCCCTATccttgacaagtcacatcacaAACAGGCACAG gctGTACGAGGGGGCGGCCGACGAAGGCCTGATTGGAGCAGAGCTGCTTCtccagaggcaggaggaggaggtgcagcggcTCCAGGCCCACCTGGCCAACAGGCTGTCCCGGGCCAACCTCTACCCCACAGACGACCCCCTGGCCCCGACTCGCAGCTCCATGCTCGACCTCCGGGACCCCCTCTTCACCTCTTCTATACCACTTCGCAAACCCAAG AGCTTCCACGGGCCTGAGTTTGTGAAGATGGCCGGTGAGCCCTGCGTGGCCTTATCCGTTCCCTCTTCCATAATG AAGCGTGGCAAAGTGGAGGAAGTGCAGCGGAAGGTgggtgtggtgctgctgaatgGCCAAAAGCTGGAGCTGAGCTGTGATATCAAGGCAGTTTGTAAGGACGTTCTGGACATGGCGGTCGCCCACATCGGACTGGTGGAACATCATCTCTTTGGCTTAGCATACCTCAGAG ATGAGGAGTTCTTCTTTGTTGATCCTGAAGCCAAACTGTCCAAAGTGGCCCCGGAGGGATGGAAGGAGGAtcccaagaagaagaaatctgATGTGCCTTTTAATCTTTTCCTCCGCATTAAGTTCTTCATTGATGACGTCAACCTCATTCA GCACGCTATGACCAAACATCAATACTACTTACAGCTGAGGAAGGATATCCTGGAGGAAAGAATGCGCTGTGACACCGAAACTGCCATGCTGTTAGCTTCACTGGCACTGCAGGCGGAATTTAGTGACTACCAACCCGAG CTCCATGGGAAGACCTACTTCAGGGTGGAGCACTACGTGCCGGTGTCCGTCCAGGACAAAGTGGAACAGACGACAATCAAGGAGGAACTGACAAAACTTCACAGCAACTACTATGGAGCATCTGACACTGAGGCAGAGTTTGAGTTTCTCAAG GTGAGCCAGAGGCTGACAGAGTATGGCGTCCATTTCCACCGGGTGCTTCCTGAGAAGCGGTCCCAGACAGGCATCATGCTGGGTGTCTATTCCAAGGGGGTGCACATCTTTGAGGTTCTTAACGGAAATCGTACCCCGGTGCTAAGATTTCCCTGGAGGGAGACTAAAAAGATTTCCTTCATT aaaaagaagatttgCCTCCAGAACACCTCGGATGGGATTAAGCACCTGTTTCAGACGGACAGCAATAAGACCTGTCAGTATCTGCTCCAGCTCTGCTCCGATCAGCACAAGTTCCACCTCCAGATGAAGGCCCGCCAGAGCAACCAGGAGCTCCAAGACCTAG AGAACAGCCCCTTGAGCAGTTTGCAGTATTCCCTTGATCCTCGCGGTGGCGACACAGTGGGGAGGATGGTGAGCTCGGGCAGCCTGGCCCCCAGCTTATCAACACGCTCCAACCCGGACCACCTCAAGAGGATCTCCTACTCGGAGATGGCCCTGCACAAAGCACCGTCCGGCCCGATATTGGTGCAAGATGAGGTCCACTTTCCGGGTTTCAATCCGGTTGCCTCGACGGCCCTTTCCAACCCGCGGATGATGAGCCGCTCCCACCACAACCTCGGTCAGATGCCCGAGTCTCCGGAGCAGCGACCGGCGGAGTCTCACCGGGGGACGTCGCACGGCCGACTGAGTCAGGCGCCACCCGGCCAAGTGGTCCCTCACTTCCAGCAACACCAGCGAGCCAGCTCAGACACAGACTCCATCTTGACCCAACAGGACAA ATCTTTTGGCACAGTGTCGCACAGCAGCCCAACCTGGAGTCTCAGCAAATCCAAAAAAGAGTCCGACTCTTCTTCCACAGAGGAGACTGGCCAAGCATATGTAGTCG GTGTCAGTATGCACAGTTCCTCCGGCCCTTCAACCCCAGCCTCTGTTAATG ATTCACTCAAGAAAAAGCTAATTGCCTTACCatctccagagagagagatcacAACTGTAAACCTGAAGAAAGATGTGAAATATGGCCTCG GATTCCAGGTTGTTGGAGGGGAGATGTCCGGTCGGGCGGACCTTGGCACCATCATTAGCTCCATCACTCCTCGGGGTCCTGCTGACGTCAACGGCTGCCTCAGACCTG GTGACCGGCTGATCTCGGTGAACGATGTGAACCTAGAGGGGCTCTCTCATGCCACCGCGATTGACGTCCTCCAAAATGCTCCCGATGATGTTACTCTGGTGGTGTTGCAGCCCAAGGAAAGCCtttacaaaa ACTCTTCTCCAAGCCTCGTTCAAGCCAAGTCTGCAGTAAAGGCACCGAACTCTAGCCAGGGGCGAGATCTAGACTTTGATACCTCGCCAGAGGAGCGAGTGGGAACAGGAAGCGCTGGCACACCCTTATCCACCTCCTCCCTGAGCCACCAGCCCCCCAGCCTCAGCTCTCAGGACTCCAGAACCAGCAGCGGCGCTAAAATAAGCCCGCCCCCTGCTAATGTTCAGCAGTGCCTAGAAAGGCTTACGGGCACTGCAACCATTACCGAACGTCGTAGACCAGAACCCAACACGGGTTTGCATCCTGCGCCGCCGGCTCTGGATCCTGCGCCGCCGGCTCTGCCCCCCAAAACTAGAAAAGCTAAAGTGTCAGAAGCCCCGAAGGTCCCCGAGCACTCCGACTGGGGGGATTCAGACATGGATGAGGAGACGTATTCCAGTAGTCAAgagaaagtcaaagtcaaaaag GAATACAACATGGAAAATGTAAATGGTAATGTGCCAGGGGTCAGTAGTCTCTGTCCAGGAGAACTATTTGACGTTGAGCTGTCTAAAAAAGACAGCAGCCTGGGCATAAGTGTCACGGTACTGTTCGGCAAG GGAGGAGTCAATACGACGGTCCGACACGGAGGCATCTACGTCAAAGCCATCATGCCGAAAGGAGCCGCTGAGCTCGACGGGAGGATACAGAAAG GTGATCGCGTGGTCGCCGTCAACGGAAATAGTCTGGAGGGCGCCACTCACGAGCAAGCGGTAGAAGCTCTCCGAGAAACGGGGCAG TTGGTGCACCTGTTGCTGGAGAAGGGCCACTTGTCCGCAGACAGCGTCCATGCTCCCGTCACCCCTCAGTGCACGGCAGCCAGCCAGCAAGACGAGACCAAGAGCAGAGAGCGGCCGCTTCCGGTCAAGGATAAACCGGAGTACAGCTTTGTTACGCGAG ATAATGTGTTCGACGTGTGCCTGCTGAAGAACACGTCTGGTCTGGGCTTCAGCTTCAGTCGGGAGGAACACATCCCCGACGAACCCCCCGGCTCCAGTATGGTGCGGGTTAAAAAGCTGTTTCCAGGGCAACCGGCCGCAGAGAGCGGTCGCATCAAGGTGGGCGACGTCATCATGCGGGTCAATCAGACCTCCCTCAAAGGACTCTCGCAACAT GAGGTCATATCAGCTTTGCGAggaacaggacaggaagtgaatctgctTCTCTGTAGACCTGAATATCAAGTCCTACCTGAAATGGACACTTCAGCTGTG ACGCCCAAGCCATCCCCTCGAAAGGCCCTAGTGACCCCTGCACAGTCCAGCTTGACTGTGGTCAGGGACAAATCTCCTCCTGGCACACAAGGCAAGAGCCTGGTGGAGGACGTCCTGGAGCGGCTGCTGCACAAAAGCCCCGGGCGACACAACAGCTACAGTGACAGCACTGACGgggacgaggaggtggaggaggccttCAGCACCAGCCCGGTGGAGCACAGGAGGCAAACCTGGGAGCAGAGTGTCTACCACACCCCGAGCAGCCACCTGGGCCGCTACGACAGCACAGGTCAACTGGACGACACAGTCACCACAGCCTTCTACTCCCCGAACTTGTCGTTGACGAGATCGGACCTCAGCAAGAG GTGTCCTTCATCCCCCATTACGGCAGATGTGGAGTCGTCCGCCCTGCATAGGGCGTCGTCCCCCACTGCCCCGAGCCCAGATCCCCTGCCTCCTCCACTGCCTGTGCCATTAAACCTCACCGTGTCTGGCAATGGACTGGACATGGAGGACTTTGTCCCG GAGGTGGAGCTCAAGGTCTCCCTGGTGAAGTCAGAAATGGGCAGTCTGGGCTTCACCCTCACAAAAGGTAACGATCATGGCTGCTACAtccatgacatcatccaggaTCCAGCCAAAGGAAATGGAACCCTGAGGCCCGGGGACCGGATGATTATG GTAAACAACACAGATGTGAGCAACATGGGCCACACCGAGGTGGTCAACCTTGTGCGCGCGGCTCCTCGTGTGGTGGACTTGGTGGTCGGGAGGGTTCTGGAGGCTCCCAAGCCCTCCCTAGAAGCCCACCTGCTGCCTGACATCAGCTTCAAGGGCAGTCAAGACCCTCTGG GTTTGGAGCTGGATGGTGGCTGTGACAGTGTGTACGATGTCTTGTTTGTCAAAGACATTGTTCCCGGCTCAGTGGCCTTTGAGGAGGGCAGCCTGAGACCACTCGATCTCATCCACTACATCAACGGTGCTCCCACGCAGGACCTGACTCTTGGTGAGAGCACCCGGCTGATGCACCTGTCCCTCGACGACCTCATACTCAAAGCCACCAG ggATGGAAAGCCTGTTTCTGCCGGGCAGAAAAGTGTCTCTTTTCTCAACAACAATGTCTCATCCAGCATGAACG GGTTTGTTAAAGGTGAAGATCTAAGAGATAAAGAGAATCTAGCAGCACTTTGTCCTTTAGAG GAGGAGATCATGAATCTGGATCTGGAGAAGATGCCGTCCGGAGGTCTGGGTTTCTCTGTCAttggaggagaaagggggatCTTTGTCAAGTCCATCACTCCGGGAGGAATAGCAGAGTCCTCGGGCAAACTGCAAGTCGGGGACAGGCTGCTTAAA GTAAATGAGGAGCTAATGACGGGCGTGTCCCACACCAAAGCTGTCACCACCATCCGTAAAGCTCAAGGCCTGGTGCATCTCATAGTGTCCAGACCTCCAGACCAGAACCCAAGTACATACCTGGCCTATCTGCCCATCAACTCCGACCGGTGCAATGGAAACGCAG ATCTGAGTGAGCACAGCGGAGCGAAGACTAAGCCGTTTACTCTCCACGACGAGCTGAAGGCTGGCGGATGCCCTCCCATACCGCCGATAG ACTACGAGGACAATCCGCTCGGACACAAGAGAGAGGCGGAGCTCAGCGCAGAGCTTTCAGAGGACACCGACTGTGATGGTTCTTCATTACCTGAAGATTCCCCTGAG AGTTCCCGAAAAGGGGAGTGGCAAGAGGACAACGTTGACGATCCGAGGAATGAAAA CTATCTGCAAATGAGTGCTGGACAGCCAGAGGAAGATGAAATCACATGGGGAAGTGATGAATTGCCGATTGAAAACATAAACTCCAAATCAAGAGATG ACGGACCAATCATCACAGAGGACGAGCTGACCTCTTTGCCCCTCGTCAAAGTGGTCCCCGATGGCCAGTACACGGGACCCAAGCTCAACATGGTGGTTCGCATGATGAGGGGGCTTCTGGAGCAGAAGGTCCCTCTGCAGGAGTTCGAT aACCTTCAGAATCTCCAGCCGCTGGACGACTGTTTGATTGGTCAGACGAgggagaacaagaagaagaaccgCTACAAGAATATTGTTCCAT TTGACACAACTCGAGTTGTTCTTGGAAAAGACGGGGGCTACATCAACGCCAACTTCATCAACATGTCAGTGAAGGACGAGAACTACATGTACATTGCCTGTCAGGGGCCCTTGCCCACAACCCTGGGGGACTTTTGGCAAATGGTCTGGGAGCAGAAGTCCAACGTGATCGCCATGATGACCCAGGAAGTAGAGGGAGGGAAAGTGAAATGCCAGCGGTACTGGCCGGACACACCAAGGACGGCAGAGATGGTGGACGACAGGTTACAGATCACGCTGATCAAAGACCAATATCTCGACAACTTTGTCATCCGACTCATCGAGGTCAAAGACGTCCAG ACCGCTGAAATCCAGCGAGTAACTCACCTCAACTACACGGGATGGCCGGACCACGGGACGCCCTCGCAGCCAGAGCAGCTGCTCACGTTCATTTCCTACATGAGGCACGTGCACCGCTCCGGTCCAATAGTCTCGCACTGCAGCGCGGGCATCGGTCGATCGGGAACCCTCATCTGCATAGACGTGGTACTGGGGCTCATCAGTAAAGACGCTGAT TTTGATCTTTCAGATGTGGTCAGGAACATGAGACTTCAGAGACAGGGAATGATCCAGACGGAG GAGCAATATGTCTTCTGCTATCAAGTGATCCTCTATGTGCTCCGATGCCTTCAAGCAGAGGAAAACATCTCTGGATAA